The following proteins are encoded in a genomic region of Trichoplusia ni isolate ovarian cell line Hi5 chromosome 18, tn1, whole genome shotgun sequence:
- the LOC113503071 gene encoding cytochrome P450 6B5-like: MIGNLQQTRYGVYIYCKFISIQSVISELSKMIATLLPITLFLIAYSLYLFTRRKFSYWEKKNIPHLPPTTIFGNYSSFMLLKENLGESTRKLCAKFPNAPLIGAYYGTEPSLIVQDPELIKLITTKDFHIFNGREVSEHTHKEMLTRNLFFTYGDRWKALRQNLSPIFSSSKMKSMFSLIGKCSFVFEDMLDREIGSSSVIDVRTILARFTMDCICTCAFGVDAQTMVKTENNVFKHMGDVIMDASSTAALKNIFRAIWPSIFYGSGFRVFSKDIDNFFSKLLTNIFETRNYQPSNRNDFIDFMLKMKKNNLVGDSLKNSNPETVSKVTVEIDDEFLVANCVLFFVAGYDTSSTELSFTLFELAKNPEKQAKVIEEVDAYLRRHDNKLEYECVAEVPYLEACVDEAMRLYPVLGVVSREAQENYMFPSGLTIEKGMRVHIPLYRLHTNPDFFPDPLEYRPERFYGEEKRNIKPYTYMPFGEGPRTCLGMRFARMQMAAGLITIFKKYRVELAPGMKTHLDFNPTSLITASTKDIRLKFIEREGWQTRLLAK; encoded by the exons ATGATAGGCAACCTACAACAGACACGATACGGTGTGTATATATACTGCAAATTTATTTCGATACAATCAGTTATCTCTGAACTGTCAAAGATGATCGCCACACTTCTACCGATCACGCTATTTTTAATAGCGTATTCTTTATACCTCTTTACCAGAAGAAAATTCTCATATTGGGAGAAGAAAAATATTCCGCATCTACCACCAACAACGATCTTTGGTAACTATTCAAGTTTTATGTTGCTGAAGGAAAACTTGGGAGAAAGTACCAGAAAATTATGTGCGAAATTCCCAAATGCACCGCTCATCGGCGCTTACTATGGAACGGAACCTTCTCTCATCGTCCAGGACCCGGAGCTGATCAAACTGATTACCACAAAAGACTTCCACATCTTCAATGGCCGTGAAGTTTCAGAACACACTCACAAGGAAATGTTAACACGCAACCTCTTCTTTACTTATGGCGACAGGTGGAAGGCTCTGCGACAAAATCTTTCTCCTATTTTCTCCTCTTCCAAGATGAAAAGTATGTTCTCCTTGATCGGAAAATGTTCCTTTGTATTTGAAGACATGCTGGACCGAGAAATTGGGAGCTCGAGCGTTATCGATGTGAGGACAATACTGGCTCGTTTTACAATGGATTGTATTTGTACCTGCGCATTTGGAGTGGACGCACAAACTATGGTGAAAACGGAAAACAACGTTTTCAAACACATGGGCGACGTCATCATGGATGCTTCATCGACTGCtgcattgaaaaatattttcagagcTATTTGGCCCTCGATTTTCTACGGTTCAGGATTTCGAGTATTTTCGAAAGATATTGATAATTTCTTCAGTAAATTGTtaaccaatatttttgaaactcgAAATTATCAGCCTTCAAACCGAAATGATTTCATCGATTTCATGCTGaagatgaagaaaaataatttagttggAGACAGTTTGAAGAACTCGAACCCAGAGACAGTATCCAAAGTAACTGTAGAGATAGACGATGAGTTTTTGGTAGCCAATTGTGTCCTTTTCTTCGTCGCAGGCTATGATACGTCATCGACTGAATTATCATTTACATTGTTTGAATTAGCAAAGAACCCTGAAAAGCAAGCTAAGGTAATCGAAGAAGTAGATGCCTACTTGCGTCGTCACGATAACAAGTTGGAGTATGAATGCGTTGCGGAAGTCCCGTACCTAGAAGCATGTGTGGACGAAGCGATGCGCCTGTACCCGGTACTGGGTGTGGTAAGCCGCGAGGCTCAGGAGAACTACATGTTTCCTTCGGGACTGACAATAGAGAAGGGCATGCGTGTACATATACCGCTATATCGTCTACACACCAACCCTGATTTCTTCCCCGACCCACTGGAATACCGACCGGAGCGGTTTTACGGCGAAGAGAAGCGCAACATCAAGCCCTACACGTATATGCCATTCGGTGAAGGTCCCAGGACTTGTTTAG GAATGAGATTCGCTAGAATGCAGATGGCGGCTGGGCTCATAacgatttttaagaaatatagaGTGGAATTAGCACCGGGTATGAAAACACATCTAGACTTCAATCCAACATCATTGATCACAGCGTCAACTAAAGATATCAGACTGAAGTTCATTGAACGGGAAGGATGGCAAACTAGGCTCTtagcaaagtaa
- the LOC113503078 gene encoding cytochrome P450 6B6-like isoform X2, with the protein MIGTLLTITLFILAYSLYLFTRRKFTYWKKKNIPHVPPTTIFGNYSKVLLLQQTFGDNTRKLCETFPEAPLIGAYYGTEPSLIVQDPELIKLVTTRDFYYFSGREISNHAEDEPLLRNLFSSYGDKWKALRQFLSPIFSSSKMKSMFPLIVKCSLQFEDMLEREFETSSVLDMKSIMSRFTMDCISSCSFGIETLTMVKTENNIFRTLGDLMSAPSAVLAMKNLIRTIWPSIFYGLGFKVFPTKLEDFFKKLLIDVFESRNYEPTSRSDFIDFLLKLKKNNLVGDGFKNSESSAGSKFNLEVDDEFLIAQCALFFGAGYESSSITLSWTLFELAKNPEKQAKAIQEVDAYLHRHDNKLEYECVAETSYLQACVDEAMRLYPVAGVLHREVTEDYVFPSGLKIEKGLRVHLPLYKLHYNPEYFPEPKKYRPERFYGDEKRNIKSFTYMPFGEGPRICIGDSGF; encoded by the exons ATGATCGGCACACTTCTGACGATCACACTATTTATTTTAGCGTACTCTCTGTATCTCTTCACCAGAAGAAAGTTTACATATTGGAAGAAAAAGAATATTCCACATGTACCACCAACAACGATATTTGGTAACTATTCGAAGGTTTTGTTACTACAGCAAACCTTCGGAGACAATACTCGGAAGCTATGTGAAACATTCCCTGAAGCGCCCCTTATCGGTGCTTACTATGGAACAGAACCCTCTCTCATCGTCCAGGACCCGGAGCTGATCAAACTGGTCACCACAAGGGACTTCTACTACTTCAGTGGCCGTGAAATCTCCAACCATGCCGAGGACGAGCCGTTATTACGTAACCTCTTCTCCTCCTATGGTGACAAATGGAAGGCTCTGCGTCAATTTCTTTCTCCTATTTTCTCTTCGTCAAAGATGAAATCCATGTTTCCCTTAATCGTAAAATGTTCTCTCCAATTCGAAGATATGCTGGAGCGAGAATTCGAGACTTCAAGCGTACTCGATATGAAATCAATAATGTCGCGCTTTACAATGGATTGCATCTCCTCTTGCTCGTTCGGCATCGAAACGCTTACTATGGTCAAAACGGAGAATAACATTTTTAGAACACTAGGTGACCTCATGTCTGCACCTTCAGCAGTCCTTGCTATGAAAAACCTTATCAGAACTATTTGGCCCTCGATCTTTTATGGACTGGGATTTAAGGTATTTCCCACGAAACTTGaggatttctttaaaaaactgttaattgATGTTTTTGAAAGTCGGAATTATGAGCCCACAAGCCGAAGCGACttcattgattttttattgaagCTGAAGAAAAACAACTTGGTCGGAGATGGTTTCAAAAACTCGGAATCGAGCGCAGGAtcaaaattcaatttagaaGTAGATGACGAGTTCTTGATAGCACAATGTGCTCTATTCTTCGGCGCTGGCTATGAATCATCTTCTATTACTTTGTCTTGGACATTGTTTGAATTGGCAAAGAATCCAGAGAAACAGGCCAAGGCAATCCAAGAAGTGGATGCATACTTGCACCGTCACGACAACAAGCTGGAGTATGAGTGCGTCGCCGAGACGTCGTACCTACAGGCATGTGTCGATGAAGCGATGCGCCTATACCCCGTGGCGGGCGTATTGCACCGCGAGGTGACGGAGGACTACGTGTTCCCCTCCGGCCTAAAGATCGAGAAGGGCCTTCGAGTGCACTTGCCTCTTTACAAGTTACATTACAACCCTGAATACTTTCCCGAACCAAAGAAGTACCGCCCGGAGAGGTTCTATGGCGACGAGAAGCGTAATATCAAATCCTTCACGTACATGCCCTTCGGTGAAGGTCCAAGGATTTGTATAG GTGACTCGGGCTTCTGA
- the LOC113503078 gene encoding cytochrome P450 6B6-like isoform X1, whose amino-acid sequence MIGTLLTITLFILAYSLYLFTRRKFTYWKKKNIPHVPPTTIFGNYSKVLLLQQTFGDNTRKLCETFPEAPLIGAYYGTEPSLIVQDPELIKLVTTRDFYYFSGREISNHAEDEPLLRNLFSSYGDKWKALRQFLSPIFSSSKMKSMFPLIVKCSLQFEDMLEREFETSSVLDMKSIMSRFTMDCISSCSFGIETLTMVKTENNIFRTLGDLMSAPSAVLAMKNLIRTIWPSIFYGLGFKVFPTKLEDFFKKLLIDVFESRNYEPTSRSDFIDFLLKLKKNNLVGDGFKNSESSAGSKFNLEVDDEFLIAQCALFFGAGYESSSITLSWTLFELAKNPEKQAKAIQEVDAYLHRHDNKLEYECVAETSYLQACVDEAMRLYPVAGVLHREVTEDYVFPSGLKIEKGLRVHLPLYKLHYNPEYFPEPKKYRPERFYGDEKRNIKSFTYMPFGEGPRICIGMRFARMQMTAGLITLLKKYRVELAPGMKRDVEFEPKTQFTQPTQSIRLKFVEREGWQTRVFTK is encoded by the exons ATGATCGGCACACTTCTGACGATCACACTATTTATTTTAGCGTACTCTCTGTATCTCTTCACCAGAAGAAAGTTTACATATTGGAAGAAAAAGAATATTCCACATGTACCACCAACAACGATATTTGGTAACTATTCGAAGGTTTTGTTACTACAGCAAACCTTCGGAGACAATACTCGGAAGCTATGTGAAACATTCCCTGAAGCGCCCCTTATCGGTGCTTACTATGGAACAGAACCCTCTCTCATCGTCCAGGACCCGGAGCTGATCAAACTGGTCACCACAAGGGACTTCTACTACTTCAGTGGCCGTGAAATCTCCAACCATGCCGAGGACGAGCCGTTATTACGTAACCTCTTCTCCTCCTATGGTGACAAATGGAAGGCTCTGCGTCAATTTCTTTCTCCTATTTTCTCTTCGTCAAAGATGAAATCCATGTTTCCCTTAATCGTAAAATGTTCTCTCCAATTCGAAGATATGCTGGAGCGAGAATTCGAGACTTCAAGCGTACTCGATATGAAATCAATAATGTCGCGCTTTACAATGGATTGCATCTCCTCTTGCTCGTTCGGCATCGAAACGCTTACTATGGTCAAAACGGAGAATAACATTTTTAGAACACTAGGTGACCTCATGTCTGCACCTTCAGCAGTCCTTGCTATGAAAAACCTTATCAGAACTATTTGGCCCTCGATCTTTTATGGACTGGGATTTAAGGTATTTCCCACGAAACTTGaggatttctttaaaaaactgttaattgATGTTTTTGAAAGTCGGAATTATGAGCCCACAAGCCGAAGCGACttcattgattttttattgaagCTGAAGAAAAACAACTTGGTCGGAGATGGTTTCAAAAACTCGGAATCGAGCGCAGGAtcaaaattcaatttagaaGTAGATGACGAGTTCTTGATAGCACAATGTGCTCTATTCTTCGGCGCTGGCTATGAATCATCTTCTATTACTTTGTCTTGGACATTGTTTGAATTGGCAAAGAATCCAGAGAAACAGGCCAAGGCAATCCAAGAAGTGGATGCATACTTGCACCGTCACGACAACAAGCTGGAGTATGAGTGCGTCGCCGAGACGTCGTACCTACAGGCATGTGTCGATGAAGCGATGCGCCTATACCCCGTGGCGGGCGTATTGCACCGCGAGGTGACGGAGGACTACGTGTTCCCCTCCGGCCTAAAGATCGAGAAGGGCCTTCGAGTGCACTTGCCTCTTTACAAGTTACATTACAACCCTGAATACTTTCCCGAACCAAAGAAGTACCGCCCGGAGAGGTTCTATGGCGACGAGAAGCGTAATATCAAATCCTTCACGTACATGCCCTTCGGTGAAGGTCCAAGGATTTGTATAG GAATGAGATTCGCAAGAATGCAAATGACAGCTGGCCTCATAACGTTATTGAAGAAATATAGAGTGGAGCTAGCACCAGGGATGAAGAGGGATGTAGAATTTGAGCCTAAAACGCAATTCACGCAGCCGACTCAGAGTATAAGACTGAAATTCGTTGAAAGAGAGGGATGGCAAACTAGAGTCTTtacaaagtaa
- the LOC113503077 gene encoding cytochrome P450 6B4-like produces the protein MIATLLSITLLLIAYSVYLFTRRKFSYWEKKNIPHLPPTTIFGNYSNFMLLKQNLGDNTLELCETFPDAPLIGAYYGTEPSLIVQDPELIKLVTTKDFYYFSGREISNHSEDEPLLRNLFSTYGDKWKAIRQNLSPIFSSSKIKTMFPLIGKCSLVFEDMLDREIEKSSVLEVRTIMSRFTMGCICSCAFGVETLTMVKTENNVFKIIGDVIMDFSAKQATKMTVRAIWPSIFYGLGFRLLPKDVENFFKKLLTDIFESRNYQPTSRNDFVDYLLKLQKNDLVGEGMKDLNSDSGPKLTVKVDEEFLLAHCVLFFSAGFETSSTSLTFALFELAKNPEKQDRAIEDVDAYLRRHENKLEYECVAEVPYLEACVDEAMRLYPVLGVVTRETSADYVFPSGLKIEKGIRVHLPLYKLHYNPDYFPDPKKYRPERFYGDEKRNIKPYTYMPFGEGPRICLGMRFAKMQMTAGLITILKKYRLELASNQKRDLDFNPKSIITQPTEGIRLNFIERNGWQTRVFVK, from the exons ATGATTGCTACACTTCTATCGATCACGCTGCTCTTAATAGCGTATTCTGTGTATCTTTTTACCAGAAGAAAGTTTTCATATTGGGAGAAGAAGAATATTCCGCATCTACCACCGACAACGATCTTTGGTAACTATTCAAACTTTAtgttactaaaacaaaacttggGGGACAATACTCTGGAGCTGTGTGAAACATTCCCTGACGCACCGCTCATCGGCGCTTACTATGGAACAGAACCCTCTCTCATCGTCCAGGACCCGGAGCTGATCAAACTGGTCACCACAAAGGACTTCTACTACTTCAGTGGCCGTGAAATATCCAACCATTCTGAGGACGAGCCCTTACTACGCAACCTCTTCTCCACCTATGGCGACAAATGGAAAGCTATACGTCAAAACCTATCTCCTATTTTCTCCTCTTCTAAAATAAAGACCATGTTTCCCTTGATTGGCAAATGTTCTCTTGTTTTCGAGGACATGTTGGACCGAGAAATCGAAAAATCGAGCGTACTTGAAGTTAGAACAATAATGTCGCGATTTACAATGGGTTGTATCTGCTCTTGCGCGTTTGGCGTTGAAACACTAACCATGGTGAAAACGGAGAATAACGTTTTTAAAATCATAGGCGATGTCATAATGGACTTCTCAGCAAAACAAGCTACAAAAATGACGGTCAGAGCTATTTGGCCATCGATCTTTTACGGTTTGGGATTCAGGCTATTACCGAAAGATGttgaaaacttctttaaaaaactATTGACGGATATTTTTGAAAGTCGTAATTACCAGCCTACAAGTCGAAACGACTTTGTTGATTACTTGTTGAAGTTGCAGAAAAACGACTTGGTTGGTGAAGGCATGAAGGACTTGAACTCCGACTCAGGACCAAAACTAACTGTGAAGGTTGACGAGGAGTTTTTGTTAGCACATTGTGTTTTGTTCTTTTCCGCCGGCTTTGAAACATCGTCGACATCATTGACGTTTGCATTATTTGAATTAGCGAAGAACCCTGAAAAGCAAGATAGAGCAATTGAAGATGTGGATGCATATTTGCGTCGTCACGAGAACAAGCTGGAGTACGAGTGCGTCGCGGAAGTCCCGTACCTAGAAGCGTGTGTGGACGAAGCGATGCGCCTGTACCCGGTGCTGGGTGTGGTGACACGCGAGACTTCGGCGGACTACGTTTTTCCGTCTGGTCTAAAGATTGAGAAGGGTATCAGGGTGCACCTGCCGCTGTACAAGTTACATTACAACCCGGATTACTTCCCGGATCCGAAGAAGTACCGACCGGAGAGGTTCTACGGCGACGAGAAGCGCAACATCAAGCCCTACACGTACATGCCATTCGGTGAAGGTCCGAggatttgtttag GAATGAGATTTGCTAAGATGCAAATGACGGCTGGCCTCATAACGATTTTGAAAAAGTATAGACTGGAACTAGCATCAAACCAGAAGAGGGATCTAGACTTTAATCCTAAGTCTATCATCACTCAGCCGACCGAGGGTATCAGACTGAACTTCATTGAACGGAACGGGTGGCAAACCcgagtttttgtaaaatag